The genomic region GTAGCTGAACTTCACCCGCTCTATGTCGGCAGGAATATCGTAGCCAACCCATGCTTTATATCTGGTCTTGGGCGACGAGCCTGCACCGTTGGCAGTGGTAACAAGGAACTTTGTGTCGCCCCCCGGTACGGTAACTTCGTCATCTACCTTCGAACCTGCCACTGCAACGCCTTTCTTCACAGTGTCGTTGTTGGCTACAACATAGTACGTAAGGTTGCCCGTGAGAGGCTCACCGTTTATCTTCTTGCTTGGCGCAGTGAACCGTATGCGCCCCGTAGTATTGCCTTTATCGAACACGAACTTGAGGTCTTCGATGCGTGCAGGAGCTTCGGGAGCTGCCGTATTCGCAGGAATAGTCAGTGCCAGCACCTGCGTTTCGGCAGGCATATCGCCAATTTTGTTGGCACGACCCGTAGCAAGGTCTACATTATAGAGCACCGACTTGCCCTCCTGGTCTATGCTTGCCCAGTAGAATGTATTGGTTTTCTGGTCTATTTCGCCACTCTGCTGGTAATAATTGCCATACGAATCCTTCACGGTAACGCCGGTCGGACCGATAAGTGTCTCCTTTCCATCGGCAGTATTGACAGAGTACAGGTTGCCATCGAGTGCTATTCCATAGAGCGTTCCCTCCTTGCTGATGCCGAGAGCCACATACTGACGCTCCGCCCAACCGATGAACTCACGCTTCATTTTGGCATAGTCGATGACTCCCCATTGCAGGTTCGTGCCGCTTTCGTCCCAGAACACGCCGTAGATTTTGCCTGTATTGCGGTCTTGTGCCGTTTCCATGGCGCACAGCGACAGCCCGTCTTCGCCCAAATTGTCGTCAGACAGCTGTTCCCACGTGTCTATATCGTAGGTGTAATGATGTACTATGACCCGACCTTCCGAGTATGCCAAAAGGTCCAAATACATTGCATGGAACACGTCGCCAACGATTCCACTACCCGAATTAACCTCCATGTAGTTCATAAGACCCAACGCATTCACCTGAATGGGGGCAGTTGTGCCCACCGAATACATTCCGTAGGCAGCCGAACCCACCTTCCAGCCATCTTGGTGAATGACGTTTCCCCACAGAACGGTGCCTGCAGGGGCTTTCAGTATGGGTGCGCCGAAGGGCTTTTGCAATGGTGTGCCCACAGCCTGCAGCAGTGGACTATCTGTGTTCAGGAGCGAACCGACAGGCATGTTCAGCGTTGAACCCAGCACCAAACCACCTCGCCTGCCCGACAATACATTCCGCAATTTACTCTCACGCTGGCTGTTGCTCTGTGCCATCAGTCCCGACGGCAGACACAGCAAAAGTGCTAATATCCCAGCAAACATAAAGTTAGTTCTCTTTTTCATAAGCAATAAATTTAGTATTTGTATGCCACTGCAATGATGACGAACAAGGTTTCAATCGCCTCGTGCCTGCAAACGGCTGCCCGACCTTACCTCTCCTACCACCTTGTGTGTGGCGTTGGCAGTACGCACAAGGTAGTTGTCTTTCGTCAAAGCCACGTGCCGACCTGCCTGAAGATTACTCTTTTCTTTCAGATTACTGACTGCTACGTTCCCCTTTCCTGTGCCTTATATATAATAAGGTGTAAGGCAACGGCTGTTCTTTTATCTTTCTTTATTTGTCTTAAAAATCTATTAAGTTTTGCAAAAATAAAGATATTATTTCAACTATACAAATGAAAAAGAGAAAAATCGTGATATTTTTCGACATTCCATAAATCTGCCACACAACGGAAAGGAGTAATTGTCTGTAGATGAATTGTTTGCAATGTGGACACGGAATGCCATAATCTCTTGAATGATGCGGAATGGTTGCCTACACACAACACCCGAACAATCGCTTTGTTTTCGTCTATCCAAATGAGCAAGAGCAAGTGTCTCTGCCTATTTAGCCCAATAATACGTTTCCCTTAAATCGTGTCAAAACTTTTCATAAACGCAAGTGTTATATAACGTTTTCATAATCAAGGCATTACAAAACCTATTGTTTCGTAATGCAAAACAATGGGTTTTGCACGGTAAAAAAGCCTGTCTTGCCTTCCAAAACAGGCTCTTTTGCATTGCCAAAACGGTTACATCAGAAAGATGCCGAGCGTCCCACCCTGCCTATAATGCCGAATATCCCCATGTCCTCCTATAACCCCTGCCCCACAAAGCACCTTGCTTGCCGACTCTCTCACCTCCTCCTCCCTCCTGCAACGCCCGTCTTTCCTTGCTCTCCACGGTAGCCTTATCCCATCAGCAGCATGTATCGTTCTCGTAAAATAAGGTAAAAAACGTCAATTCGGATACGCCAATAGCATCGAAAATCCAATCTTTTAGCTACCTTTGCATACCTAAATCTGAAATTAAAGAAGATGAAAAAATACATTATTGGGGCACTTTGCATGCTCGCTACAGCCACAGCCATGGCGCAAGAATACCACGGCGAGATGGAGCGGCTGTACCCCGACAAACCGAAAACAACCAAAAAAACGGCTAAGAAAAATACAACGACTGAGAAGAAAACAACGACTGACGAGAAGAAACCTGCTGCCACAACCGCAACAGAGGCTTCTACAACGCTGCTGCCCGACCTGCAACAGTTAGCCAGCGAACTGCTGAAGGGGCACAAAGGCAGCATTGTGGCTATCCGACCGAGCACGGGAGAGGTGATTTGCCTGGCTACCAACTCGCCCGATGGTCCTGACACCGACTTGGCGATTGCCACGGCATACGCCCCGGGTTCTACGTTCAAAACGGCACAGGCACTGACTTTCCTGTCGGAAGGCACGCTGAAACCCGAAACAAAAATGGCTTGCTACGGTGCTTTCCGAGAAGAAAACATCAAGGTGAAGTGCCACAAACACAGCTCGCCACTTATGCTTCGGGCTGCTCTCGCCACTTCGTGCAACACCTATTTCCTGAAGTCTTTCGAAAACATGATAGGCAACAAGGCGAAGTACGGCACCTATTCGGCAGCCATAGACAAATGGTATAGCTACATGACGAGCATGGGATTAGGCGGTCCGCTCGGCATCGACATGCCGGGAGAGAAAGGCGGCTTGGTGCCCAACTCGGCGTATTTGGCTCGTCGATACCGCATTGGCTGGCGTCCGCTCACCATCATCTGGACAGGAATGGGGCAAGGCGACATTACCGCAACGCCGCTTCAGCTCTGCAACTTGGCAGCTACCATTGCCAACCGTGGCTATTTCTATACGCCACACATTCACCCGAACACGGCAGAACACCCTCTGCCGAAACGCTTTACGGAGCGCAGACAAACGCTGGCAAGCCCTAATGCCTATCCGCCCGTCATAGATGGCATGCGCTTTGCCGTGGCGTGGGGAACCGCCCGCGACATAAACACAAAGGAATATGTCATCTGTGGAAAAACAGGAACGGTGGAGAACCAAGGCAAAGACCATTCGGCTTTCATAGCATTCGCACCTATGAACAATCCGAAAATTGCCATTGCGGTGTTCATAGAGAACGCCGGCTTCGGGGCAGACGTGGCTGCTCCCATCGCCGCACAAGTTATAAGAAAGGCACTGAAAAGGTAGACTGCAGCGCACGAAGCGCAGTTCCGCAAAACTAAATAATCGTTATGAAGACAGGATTGGTATTGGAGGGGGGCGCAATGCGTGGCTTGTTCACGGCTGGCGTAATCGACGTCCTGATGGAAAACAACATTCAGTTCAGCGGTGCCGTGGGCGTTTCGGCAGGCGCTGCCTTCGGTTGCAACTACAAATCGGGGCAGATAGGGCGCGTCATACGCTACAGCAAACGCTTCGCAAACGACTGGCGTTACGCCTCGTTGCGGTCGCTTATTACCACGGGCGACTACTTTGGGGCTGAATATGCCTACCATTTCATACCGAACAAGCTCGATGTCGTAGACTTCGAAGCATTCCGCAACAACCCGATGGAATTCTGGGCAGTAGCCACAAACGTGGGTTCGGGAGAGGCGGTGTACCGCCAACTGAAAACGTTAGACCATGAAGAATTAGAATTCGTGCGTGCTTCGGCATCAATGCCATTGGCTTCTAAAATAGTGAAACTTAACGGACAACGCCTCTTGGACGGAGGTGTGGCAGACTCCATTCCGCTTGCCTTCTTCCAAAAGCAGGGCTACGAGCGCAATGTGGTGGTGCTGACACAACCCAAAGGCTACAAAAAGCAACCTAACAAGCTGATGCCGCTGATGCATTTGCAGCTGCACCACCACCCCAGAATGTTGAAAGCACTGGCAGAACGCCACATGATGTACAACAGACAGCTCGACTTGGTACAACAAGCCGAACTGCAAGGCAACGCATTCGTGCTCCGACCACAAACGGGACTTACCATTGGACACACATCGCACAACCCCGAAAAAATGCAGGAAACCTACGAACACGGTCGCAAGGTGGCAACGGAAGAACTGCCAGAACTAAAACTTTTCTTGACAAAATAAACGCTCGTCAGGGGCATTTGGGAGCTTTAGGAATTATAGCGACACAAAGAACACCCTATTTTTTTAGGAATACAGGAGCACCATGGATATTATTTTTCATAGAAACACCTATACAGGGAAAACACAAAAGAGCGCTTCTTTTTAGACAACTTTATCTTCATCATTTCACGAAAAGTTTTCCAAAACAGAAAACTTCCATCACTTTCAAAACACAATACATTTTCTTTTTATTCTAAATAAGCAAAGAACAGTAGCTTTAAAGTAGATTTATATTATACTGATAATCATGATGTTACAAGTAAAGACCTATATAGGCTACTAAAAAGACAGAAAATTTTATCTGTAAAAAGTGCTTGTTATTTGTTTTCTTTTATCTATCTTTGCATCGGATAAAGTTTACCAAAAAAATTAATCCGGTAACCAGAAAGAACAACAAAACAACTCAACCAATAACGTTTAAAAACGTATAGACATACTGAAAAGATAAAATGAGAAATTTCACAATTACAAAACGCGACGGCTCCAAAGACCGTTTCTCACTCGACAAGATTATGAATGCCATCATAAAGGCATTCGACAGTGTAGGCGAACCCACCGACCTTGGTACAGTCTCAAAGGTTCTTGCGAACATAAAGGTTCACGACGACATCAAGGTAGAGGACATTCAGAACCAAGTGGAAGAGGCTCTGATGAAGGAAGGACACTACCAAGTGGCTAAAAGCTTCATTGTTTACCGGCACCAACACACCGAAGACAGGGAAGTATTGGAGAAGATGCGCTTCCTGACAGACTACTGTCATGCCGAGAATGCAGCCACCGGCTCGAAGTTCGACGCCAATGCCAACGTGGAAAACAAGAACATTGCCACCCTCATAGGCGAGCTTCCAAAGCAAGGTTTCATCAGATTGAACCGCCGATTGCTGACCGACCGCATCAAGAAGATGTACGGAAAGGAACTCTCCGACGAGTATCTGCACTTGCTGACACACCACTTTATATATAAGAACGACGAGACAAACCTTGCCAACTACTGCGCTTCCATCACCATGTACCCATGGCTTATTGGCGGAACAACGTCGATTGGAGGCAACTCTACCGCCCCCACCAACCTGAAAAGCTTCTGCGGCGGCTTCATCAACATGGTGTTCATGGTATCGAGTATGCTCGCCGGTGCATGTGCAACACCCGAATTCCTGATGTACATGAACTACTTCATACAGCAGGAATACGGCAAGGACTACTGGCAACACCCCGACAAGGTGGTGGACTTGAGCCTGAAACAGCGCACCATCGACAAGATTATCACCGACTTCTTCGAGCAGATTGTCTACTCGCTCAACCAACCAACGGGTGCCCGAAACTATCAGGCTGTGTTCTGGAACATATCTTACTACGACAAGTTCTACTTCGAATCGCTCTTCGGAAACTTCTTTTTCCCGGACGGTTCGCAGCCCGACTGGGAAGGCGTATCGTGGTTGCAGAAACGCTTTATGAAGTGGTTTAACCAAGAACGCACCAAGGCTGTGCTCACCTTCCCTGTGGAAACGATGGCTCTGCTCTCTGAAAACGGCGAATGCCGCGACACCGAATGGGCTGACTTTGCAGCACAGATGTATGCCGAGGGGCACAGTTTCTTCACCTACATGAGCGACAATGCCGACTCGCTAAGCTCGTGCTGCCGTCTCCGTAACGAAATTCAGGACAACGGTTTCTCATACACTTTGGGGGCCGGAGGAGTGTCTACGGGTTCGAAGAGCGTGCTCACCATCAACCTGAACCGCTGCGTACAGTACGCTGTAAACAAGAAGATGGACTACAAGGAGTATCTGTCGCACGTCATCGACCTGTGCCACAAGGTGCAGTTGGCATACAACGAAAACCTGAAAGACCTGCTGCGCCACCACATGCTGCCGCTCTTCGATGCCGGATACATCAACATCGACCGACAGTATCTGACCATTGGCATCAACGGACTGGTAGAATCGGCAGAGTTCATGGGCTTGGACATTACGCCAAACGACAAATATAAGGAATACGTGCAGGGCGTCTTAGGACTCATAGAGACCTACAACAAGCAGTATCGCACGAAGGAAGCCATGTTCAACTGCGAGATGATACCTGCCGAAAACGTAGGTGTGAAGCATGCAAAGTGGGACAAAGCCGACGGATATTTCGTACCGCGCGACTGCTACAACAGCTATTTCTATCGCGTAGAAGACAATTCGCTCACCATTCTCGACAAGTTCCGCCTGCACGGCGCGCCCTACATAGAACACCTTACGGGCGGTTCGGCACTGCACATGAACCTTGACGAGCACCTGTCGCAGGCGCAATACCGCCAGCTAATGCGTGTGGCTGCCGAAGAAGGGTGCAACTACTTCACATTCAATATACCGAACACGGTGTGCAACGAGTGCGGACACATCGACAAGCGCAACCTGAAAGAGTGCCCACACTGCCATTCTACGAATGTAGATTACCTTACACGCGTCATCGGTTACATGAAACGTGTAAGCAACTTCTCGGCTGCCCGTCAGGTGGAAGCAGGCAAACGATACTACGCTACAAAA from Prevotella nigrescens harbors:
- a CDS encoding penicillin-binding transpeptidase domain-containing protein, which codes for MKKYIIGALCMLATATAMAQEYHGEMERLYPDKPKTTKKTAKKNTTTEKKTTTDEKKPAATTATEASTTLLPDLQQLASELLKGHKGSIVAIRPSTGEVICLATNSPDGPDTDLAIATAYAPGSTFKTAQALTFLSEGTLKPETKMACYGAFREENIKVKCHKHSSPLMLRAALATSCNTYFLKSFENMIGNKAKYGTYSAAIDKWYSYMTSMGLGGPLGIDMPGEKGGLVPNSAYLARRYRIGWRPLTIIWTGMGQGDITATPLQLCNLAATIANRGYFYTPHIHPNTAEHPLPKRFTERRQTLASPNAYPPVIDGMRFAVAWGTARDINTKEYVICGKTGTVENQGKDHSAFIAFAPMNNPKIAIAVFIENAGFGADVAAPIAAQVIRKALKR
- a CDS encoding patatin family protein, which gives rise to MKTGLVLEGGAMRGLFTAGVIDVLMENNIQFSGAVGVSAGAAFGCNYKSGQIGRVIRYSKRFANDWRYASLRSLITTGDYFGAEYAYHFIPNKLDVVDFEAFRNNPMEFWAVATNVGSGEAVYRQLKTLDHEELEFVRASASMPLASKIVKLNGQRLLDGGVADSIPLAFFQKQGYERNVVVLTQPKGYKKQPNKLMPLMHLQLHHHPRMLKALAERHMMYNRQLDLVQQAELQGNAFVLRPQTGLTIGHTSHNPEKMQETYEHGRKVATEELPELKLFLTK
- the nrdD gene encoding anaerobic ribonucleoside-triphosphate reductase; this encodes MRNFTITKRDGSKDRFSLDKIMNAIIKAFDSVGEPTDLGTVSKVLANIKVHDDIKVEDIQNQVEEALMKEGHYQVAKSFIVYRHQHTEDREVLEKMRFLTDYCHAENAATGSKFDANANVENKNIATLIGELPKQGFIRLNRRLLTDRIKKMYGKELSDEYLHLLTHHFIYKNDETNLANYCASITMYPWLIGGTTSIGGNSTAPTNLKSFCGGFINMVFMVSSMLAGACATPEFLMYMNYFIQQEYGKDYWQHPDKVVDLSLKQRTIDKIITDFFEQIVYSLNQPTGARNYQAVFWNISYYDKFYFESLFGNFFFPDGSQPDWEGVSWLQKRFMKWFNQERTKAVLTFPVETMALLSENGECRDTEWADFAAQMYAEGHSFFTYMSDNADSLSSCCRLRNEIQDNGFSYTLGAGGVSTGSKSVLTINLNRCVQYAVNKKMDYKEYLSHVIDLCHKVQLAYNENLKDLLRHHMLPLFDAGYINIDRQYLTIGINGLVESAEFMGLDITPNDKYKEYVQGVLGLIETYNKQYRTKEAMFNCEMIPAENVGVKHAKWDKADGYFVPRDCYNSYFYRVEDNSLTILDKFRLHGAPYIEHLTGGSALHMNLDEHLSQAQYRQLMRVAAEEGCNYFTFNIPNTVCNECGHIDKRNLKECPHCHSTNVDYLTRVIGYMKRVSNFSAARQVEAGKRYYATKEKYTV